TGAAATCAGAGCCTTGGCAGTACGACATTCTTTTGCGTCACTCGCGCATTGTGGAATTTGATCCAGGTGAAATCGTTCTAAAAAAAGATAGCATTGATACTTGGATGTACTTTGTGCTGAAAGGGAAGCTCGCTGTTTTTGCTGATGATGTCGGCGCGAACACATTACCTGTCAACTTTATTACTCCCGGTGAAGTGTTTGGCGACTTAGCCATACTCGCCGACGGTAAACGCAGCGCTACTGTAGCCGCCGATCGCGCCAGCAAAGAAATATCGCTGTTTGGCA
This genomic window from Pseudomonadales bacterium contains:
- a CDS encoding cyclic nucleotide-binding domain-containing protein codes for the protein MQIKPISGLPRDKVDKLLASIPFYRDVLKSEPWQYDILLRHSRIVEFDPGEIVLKKDSIDTWMYFVLKGKLAVFADDVGANTLPVNFITPGEVFGDLAILADGKRSATVAADRASKEISLFG